A stretch of Metabacillus sp. FJAT-52054 DNA encodes these proteins:
- a CDS encoding DUF4179 domain-containing protein, translating into MKDIYELLNDVDFDESEFEPMEVSEVEKEKVKRTLKKSIKQKNRSSWKKGAAAAAIFACLSAGMVGMTFPAYASSIPVVGDLFKFLDTGKTGMYDHYKEFSTDLNMTEESNGIKVTIQDAVFDGKTVSMTYAIESDKKLAENFLTEGSPEILGSPGMAGSWQVTRIDENHYVGLFRSTNLNQEGADHVNMEWKINSLSLPDSHTEIKGDWNFAFSLKAADQKEEVLNLSTKKDGVQVSMTKISQTPMSFSLFYNQTADRKVRNQWNDVFVELDVKDNLGNSYSGEGNGGSGKDAYNLSLSSTFEKLDPNATELIVTPHVQVRKQTPENHGEAVITADGEKREVPIKQKTGEVKEDIVLDAMVIPLRD; encoded by the coding sequence ATGAAGGATATTTATGAATTATTAAATGATGTGGATTTCGATGAGTCTGAATTTGAACCGATGGAAGTCAGTGAGGTTGAGAAAGAAAAAGTCAAACGAACCTTGAAAAAATCAATCAAGCAAAAGAATAGGAGCAGCTGGAAGAAGGGTGCAGCAGCGGCTGCCATATTCGCTTGTCTGTCCGCTGGAATGGTTGGAATGACGTTTCCTGCCTATGCAAGCAGCATTCCGGTTGTAGGAGACCTTTTTAAGTTTTTGGATACCGGAAAAACAGGGATGTATGATCACTACAAGGAATTTTCAACCGATCTGAATATGACAGAAGAAAGCAACGGAATTAAAGTGACCATTCAAGATGCGGTCTTTGACGGGAAAACCGTATCGATGACATATGCGATTGAGAGTGATAAGAAACTGGCAGAAAATTTTCTGACTGAAGGCTCTCCTGAAATACTGGGTTCGCCAGGCATGGCAGGCAGTTGGCAAGTTACAAGGATCGATGAAAATCATTATGTTGGTCTATTCAGGTCTACTAATCTTAATCAAGAGGGTGCGGATCACGTAAACATGGAATGGAAGATAAACTCGCTTTCCCTTCCTGATAGTCATACCGAGATAAAAGGGGATTGGAATTTTGCCTTTTCGTTAAAAGCGGCGGACCAAAAGGAAGAGGTTCTCAATCTTAGTACCAAAAAAGACGGCGTTCAGGTCAGCATGACGAAAATCTCCCAAACCCCTATGTCCTTCAGTCTCTTTTATAATCAAACGGCCGATCGAAAGGTTCGGAATCAATGGAATGATGTGTTTGTCGAACTGGATGTGAAGGACAACTTAGGAAACAGCTATTCCGGGGAAGGGAATGGAGGATCCGGAAAGGATGCCTACAACTTAAGCTTAAGCAGCACCTTTGAAAAGCTCGATCCTAATGCAACGGAGCTGATTGTAACCCCGCATGTACAGGTAAGAAAGCAAACTCCTGAAAATCATGGGGAAGCTGTCATTACAGCAGATGGAGAAAAAAGAGAAGTGCCAATTAAACAAAAGACAGGGGAGGTCAAGGAAGATATCGTGCTAGATGCTATGGTCATACCTTTAAGAGACTGA
- a CDS encoding DUF3221 domain-containing protein encodes MKYFSNLIFYMCIILTLSACSSSNSTFTGYISDTEGNQVEVVKGVTYEEFEEFMEAKASNENVHNNYVYYLLTYNSKSLKKGQKVKVWLPAGGLKTSNPIKTKAEKIQVLE; translated from the coding sequence TTGAAATATTTCTCGAATTTAATATTTTATATGTGTATAATCCTAACGCTTTCGGCTTGCAGCTCATCTAATTCAACGTTTACAGGGTATATATCAGACACGGAGGGGAATCAAGTAGAAGTAGTAAAAGGTGTTACTTATGAAGAATTTGAAGAATTTATGGAAGCGAAAGCGTCTAATGAAAATGTTCATAACAACTATGTGTACTATTTGCTCACATATAATTCTAAGAGTTTAAAAAAGGGACAGAAGGTAAAAGTTTGGCTCCCCGCTGGGGGATTAAAAACTTCAAATCCCATTAAAACAAAAGCAGAAAAGATACAAGTTTTAGAGTAG
- a CDS encoding SDR family oxidoreductase, with translation MYPYYPYYSKKIECEEKPLTFPPQAQDQQPGFEYLMNPRPISENPDYKGSGKLEGKTAIISGGDSGIGRAVGYAFAKEGADLVIPYYNEHKDAEETKRRIESFGRRCLLIPGDLTEEKQNEKVVSETLETFGKIDVVVNNLAVQYPQVDFLKITAEQFDKTFKTNIYAYFYMTKEAVPHLKQGASIINTASVTAYKGQKELVDYSATKGAIVSFTRSLSLNLIPKGIRVNSVAPGPVWTPLTVSSFDPDRVSKFGLQSASKRAAQPFELAAAYVYLASDDSRYVTGETLHVNGGQMVTA, from the coding sequence ATGTACCCATATTACCCCTATTACAGCAAGAAAATAGAGTGTGAAGAAAAGCCGCTGACCTTCCCGCCTCAAGCTCAGGACCAGCAGCCGGGCTTTGAATACTTGATGAACCCGAGGCCGATTTCCGAGAATCCGGATTATAAAGGAAGCGGAAAACTGGAGGGGAAAACGGCCATCATCAGCGGGGGAGACAGCGGAATCGGAAGAGCAGTGGGCTATGCTTTTGCAAAAGAAGGAGCGGACTTAGTTATTCCTTATTACAATGAACACAAGGATGCGGAGGAGACAAAGCGGAGAATCGAGTCCTTTGGAAGACGCTGCCTCCTAATTCCTGGGGACTTAACGGAAGAGAAGCAAAATGAAAAGGTTGTATCCGAAACCCTTGAGACCTTTGGAAAGATTGATGTCGTTGTTAATAATCTCGCGGTTCAATATCCACAGGTGGATTTCCTGAAAATTACCGCCGAGCAATTTGATAAAACGTTCAAAACCAACATCTATGCGTATTTTTATATGACGAAGGAAGCCGTCCCCCATCTGAAACAGGGAGCATCCATTATAAACACAGCTTCTGTCACCGCCTATAAAGGACAAAAGGAACTTGTCGACTACTCTGCCACAAAGGGTGCCATTGTTTCATTTACCCGTTCTCTTTCATTAAACCTCATACCTAAAGGCATCCGGGTGAACAGCGTGGCCCCAGGCCCTGTCTGGACACCGCTCACGGTCTCTAGCTTTGACCCAGACCGGGTGAGTAAATTTGGTCTGCAGTCAGCTTCAAAAAGGGCTGCCCAGCCATTCGAGCTTGCCGCGGCATACGTTTATCTCGCCTCGGATGACTCGCGCTACGTCACAGGGGAGACCCTCCATGTAAATGGGGGGCAAATGGTCACAGCGTAA
- a CDS encoding LysE family transporter codes for MNTFISHILLGISLAAPIGPINAAQIERGFNRGFWHSWLIGLGSITADILYMLAVFMGLVNFIEIPIVKAFLWLFGFFVLTYTGIESLLQASKSVELRKELSNSLTKSYLIGFMMSLTNPLTIMFWVGIYGSVLAKTAALYEHTQLLLYSGSILLGLLIWDVCMAGASSFARGFLNNRTLQVISCLSGLSLVGFGLFFGYEAFRLFFST; via the coding sequence ATGAATACATTTATCAGTCATATCCTGCTCGGAATTTCTCTTGCCGCCCCCATTGGCCCGATCAATGCGGCGCAAATTGAGAGAGGCTTCAATCGAGGCTTCTGGCATTCCTGGCTTATCGGCCTTGGATCGATTACGGCTGATATTCTTTATATGCTTGCGGTATTCATGGGGCTTGTTAATTTCATCGAAATCCCCATTGTTAAAGCGTTTCTCTGGCTGTTCGGTTTCTTCGTTCTGACCTATACCGGGATTGAGAGTCTGCTTCAGGCAAGCAAAAGTGTGGAGCTGAGGAAGGAGCTTTCCAATTCGCTCACCAAGTCCTATCTGATCGGCTTTATGATGTCCCTGACAAACCCCCTTACCATTATGTTTTGGGTCGGCATTTACGGATCGGTTTTGGCGAAAACCGCAGCGCTGTATGAACACACACAGCTTCTTTTATACAGCGGCTCGATTTTACTGGGACTGCTCATATGGGATGTCTGCATGGCCGGCGCCTCAAGCTTTGCACGCGGATTTCTGAATAACCGGACACTGCAGGTCATCTCCTGTCTATCCGGCCTGTCTCTTGTTGGGTTCGGATTATTTTTTGGCTACGAAGCATTCCGGCTGTTTTTCAGCACATAA
- a CDS encoding amino acid permease: MTEQNKKEEQLKWWQLSLIGIGCTIGTGYFLGSSIGIKVTGASIIFSFLLAALGTYIVYRLLAKMTAKDPQKGSFCYYSGKAFGRWAGFSCGWNYWMSNILIMGSQLTALAILSKFWFPHVPLWLFASGYAVLSILVVLAGTKGFDRLENMMAIAKVAAIVMFIILAIAAIAGLIPGDAQKPSLPLAQDQLFRDGWKGFGSSLIYAFYAFGGIEVIGLMAMQLEKKEDAPKAGSVMLILLTAIYIASLVLAVSMTSIGSFNEKESPFVTALSGYDLSFFPHVFNAAIIIAGFSTLTAALFGVTTLLVTLGEGGDAPKFFAKTTKGKRKLALPSLGLATAGMLLSIIAALILPGKIYEYITTAAGIMLLYNWSFIILSSLKILKLAVAEKVIAVAGILMLAAAIAGTLLEKTGRSGFFLSLLFAAIIGVMCLVMKKKWKQNESGC, from the coding sequence GTGACAGAGCAAAACAAAAAGGAAGAACAATTAAAATGGTGGCAGCTGTCGCTGATCGGAATCGGCTGCACAATCGGGACCGGCTACTTTCTGGGTTCGAGCATCGGAATAAAAGTAACGGGAGCGTCAATCATTTTCTCGTTCCTGCTCGCAGCGCTTGGTACATATATCGTTTACAGGCTGCTTGCCAAAATGACGGCAAAGGACCCTCAAAAGGGTTCGTTTTGCTATTACTCCGGAAAGGCGTTTGGCCGCTGGGCGGGGTTTAGCTGCGGGTGGAATTACTGGATGTCGAATATCCTGATTATGGGCAGCCAGCTCACGGCGCTTGCGATTCTTTCGAAATTCTGGTTTCCTCATGTGCCGCTCTGGCTGTTTGCGTCGGGATACGCAGTGCTCTCCATTCTTGTCGTCCTGGCTGGAACGAAGGGCTTTGACCGGCTGGAAAACATGATGGCCATTGCCAAGGTGGCAGCGATTGTCATGTTTATCATCCTTGCCATTGCTGCCATTGCCGGCTTGATCCCCGGTGACGCACAGAAGCCGTCGCTCCCGCTCGCTCAGGATCAGCTTTTCCGCGATGGATGGAAAGGCTTTGGCTCCTCCCTCATCTATGCGTTTTACGCCTTCGGAGGAATTGAAGTTATCGGGCTGATGGCCATGCAATTGGAGAAAAAAGAAGATGCACCGAAAGCAGGCTCCGTCATGCTGATTTTGCTGACCGCTATTTATATCGCCTCGCTGGTCCTTGCTGTCAGCATGACGTCCATCGGCTCTTTTAACGAAAAAGAGAGCCCATTTGTCACGGCTCTCAGCGGCTACGATCTTTCTTTTTTCCCGCACGTCTTCAATGCAGCCATTATTATTGCGGGCTTTTCCACCCTCACTGCCGCCCTGTTCGGTGTCACCACCCTGCTCGTTACCCTCGGGGAGGGCGGGGATGCCCCGAAATTTTTTGCCAAAACAACGAAGGGCAAACGGAAGCTCGCCCTTCCTTCACTCGGCCTTGCCACAGCCGGCATGCTGCTCTCCATCATTGCAGCCCTGATTTTACCAGGTAAAATCTACGAATACATCACAACGGCAGCCGGGATCATGCTGCTGTACAACTGGAGCTTCATAATCCTCTCATCGCTGAAAATCTTGAAGCTTGCCGTGGCAGAAAAAGTGATCGCCGTGGCCGGTATTCTCATGCTCGCTGCCGCAATCGCCGGAACGCTGCTGGAGAAAACAGGACGCTCCGGATTTTTCCTAAGCCTGCTTTTCGCAGCCATCATCGGTGTGATGTGCCTTGTGATGAAAAAAAAGTGGAAGCAAAATGAATCCGGATGTTAA
- a CDS encoding magnesium transporter CorA family protein: MQDSREYENWKWLSLESFDDRLLETLDYKDQWKSLIQYGHENQMHVQALKLDGEAVYGSLVYSDEGEDVQKVFSYYINKDQLVTIGLDTRSLKQVNEHDLQQKLQESEQAPEGFFVLLHGLAKHYLDGIDEFEQKMEKVLQEVQRNNKSSILNKIYDLRHSLLTWKSLILKVVEVKKGIEEAFLGETDSWVEFKRIDKQLERGMSLLKEYQEEIDTIIRLEEVISTNNGNEIMKSLTIITILFTPLTAWSALWGMNFEKMPELKWELGYPLAILLIVSTTVLIYWYMNSKGYMKDLLKRRKD, encoded by the coding sequence ATGCAGGACAGCAGGGAGTATGAAAACTGGAAATGGCTTTCTCTGGAATCATTTGATGACCGGCTTTTAGAAACACTTGACTATAAGGATCAATGGAAGAGCCTGATCCAGTATGGCCACGAAAATCAAATGCACGTACAGGCGCTGAAACTGGATGGGGAAGCTGTTTACGGCTCTCTCGTCTACAGTGATGAGGGAGAGGATGTCCAAAAGGTTTTCAGCTATTACATAAATAAAGACCAATTAGTGACGATTGGATTGGATACCCGGTCGCTGAAACAGGTGAATGAACACGACTTGCAACAGAAGCTTCAGGAATCTGAGCAGGCTCCTGAAGGTTTTTTCGTGCTATTGCACGGATTGGCGAAGCATTATCTGGACGGCATTGATGAGTTTGAGCAGAAGATGGAAAAGGTCCTGCAGGAAGTGCAGCGTAATAATAAATCGAGCATCCTGAACAAAATCTATGATCTACGGCATTCTCTGCTGACATGGAAAAGTCTGATTTTGAAGGTTGTGGAAGTGAAAAAAGGAATTGAAGAAGCATTTTTAGGAGAAACCGATTCATGGGTGGAATTTAAACGAATTGATAAGCAGCTGGAGCGGGGGATGTCCCTTCTGAAGGAATACCAGGAGGAGATTGACACGATTATCCGCCTCGAGGAGGTCATTTCCACAAATAATGGAAATGAAATTATGAAATCCCTTACCATCATTACCATTCTGTTTACACCATTAACCGCATGGAGTGCGCTGTGGGGGATGAATTTCGAAAAAATGCCGGAGCTGAAATGGGAGCTCGGCTATCCGCTCGCAATCCTGCTCATCGTTTCTACGACCGTTCTCATCTATTGGTATATGAACTCAAAAGGCTATATGAAGGATTTATTGAAGCGAAGAAAGGATTGA
- a CDS encoding ABC transporter ATP-binding protein → MNHLWKKFLSYYRPYWRLFTVVMVCSILGSAISLAYPLFTRYITKDVLEGVDENSLNQILLTGAAMLVLAVFQMGFNYVMDYHGHRMGALMESDLRSELFSHFQTLSFPFYDRQKTGQLMSRMTNDLFWLSELYHHGPEDLLKYSVRFIGTFVILLTINVPLTLAIFAFLPFMAAFAIYFNKKVNAALKRNKVRISEINAQVEDNFAGIRVVQSYTNEALEKEKFEYENNRFLDSRKAGYKYEAYFSNGFELFIQLISITVIVAGGAAIVHSSMDLADLITFLMYVGFLIEPIQRVINVAVLYQEGMTGFERFVEMMEIEPDIKDSPDAIELKHANGKIAFRNVCFRYGNNQPNVVDHLSLKIEAGEYAALVGPSGAGKTTICSLIPRFYDIQHGEITIDGINIQDITLSSLRKNIGVVQQDVYLFAGTMLENIRYGKRDATDEEIIEAAKNAHAHDFIMKLPNGYDTDIGQRGVRLSGGQKQRLSIARVFLKNPPIVIFDEATSALDNESEKVVKDSLERLAQNRTTLVIAHRLSTIRNAERIIVLKENGIAEEGTHQELMNRNGAYARLQGVQ, encoded by the coding sequence TTGAATCATTTATGGAAGAAATTCCTTTCCTATTATAGGCCTTATTGGCGTTTATTTACCGTTGTAATGGTCTGCTCCATTCTCGGATCTGCGATTTCCCTCGCCTATCCACTGTTCACCAGGTATATCACAAAGGATGTCCTGGAAGGGGTGGATGAGAATTCTCTGAATCAGATTCTGCTGACGGGAGCGGCGATGCTTGTCCTCGCTGTATTTCAAATGGGCTTCAACTATGTGATGGACTATCACGGGCACCGGATGGGAGCGTTGATGGAGAGCGATTTGCGCAGCGAGCTGTTCAGCCATTTCCAAACCCTGTCCTTTCCTTTCTATGACCGGCAGAAAACCGGGCAGCTAATGTCACGGATGACAAACGATCTCTTCTGGCTATCCGAATTGTATCACCACGGACCAGAGGACTTACTGAAATACTCTGTGAGGTTTATCGGAACCTTCGTCATACTGCTGACAATCAACGTTCCATTGACCCTGGCCATCTTTGCCTTCCTGCCATTCATGGCTGCATTTGCGATTTATTTTAACAAGAAAGTGAATGCTGCTTTAAAACGAAACAAAGTCCGAATCAGTGAAATTAACGCGCAGGTTGAGGATAATTTTGCCGGCATCCGGGTCGTCCAATCGTATACCAATGAAGCGCTTGAAAAAGAAAAATTTGAATATGAAAACAACCGCTTCCTCGATAGCAGAAAAGCCGGCTACAAATACGAAGCCTATTTTTCCAATGGCTTTGAATTGTTTATTCAGCTGATCAGCATCACCGTCATTGTGGCGGGAGGAGCAGCGATTGTTCATTCCTCGATGGATCTTGCGGACCTAATTACGTTCTTAATGTACGTCGGATTCCTGATTGAGCCGATCCAGAGGGTAATCAATGTGGCAGTTCTCTATCAGGAAGGGATGACCGGCTTCGAACGGTTTGTGGAGATGATGGAGATTGAGCCGGATATTAAGGATTCTCCTGATGCCATTGAACTTAAGCATGCCAACGGGAAGATAGCATTTCGGAATGTCTGCTTCCGCTACGGGAACAATCAGCCGAATGTGGTCGATCATCTTTCGCTTAAGATCGAAGCCGGAGAATATGCCGCACTCGTCGGTCCGTCTGGCGCCGGAAAAACAACGATCTGTTCGCTCATTCCCCGCTTCTACGACATTCAGCATGGGGAAATTACAATTGACGGGATCAACATTCAGGATATTACATTGTCATCACTGCGGAAAAATATCGGCGTCGTCCAGCAGGATGTGTATCTGTTTGCCGGGACCATGCTCGAAAACATTCGTTACGGGAAACGTGATGCGACAGATGAAGAAATCATTGAAGCGGCAAAAAACGCCCACGCCCACGACTTCATCATGAAGCTGCCGAACGGATATGACACCGACATCGGCCAGCGCGGCGTAAGGCTTTCCGGAGGCCAGAAGCAGCGGCTCAGCATCGCCCGCGTCTTCCTGAAAAATCCGCCGATTGTCATATTTGACGAAGCGACAAGCGCCTTGGATAACGAAAGCGAAAAGGTGGTCAAGGACTCACTCGAGCGGCTTGCCCAAAACCGCACCACCCTCGTCATCGCCCATAGACTGTCGACCATCCGGAATGCAGAACGGATTATCGTTCTGAAAGAAAACGGCATCGCCGAAGAGGGTACGCACCAGGAGCTGATGAATAGGAATGGCGCTTACGCCAGGCTGCAGGGGGTGCAGTAA
- a CDS encoding TetR/AcrR family transcriptional regulator, translating into MSSKTDLRVIRTRKMIKDAFIQLVTEKGFDAMTIHDITEKAMINRGTFYLHYQDKFDLMEKLTEDILGDVIGNINPSLHLIDGKLHTGNLKVSIASVFEAISSHTDFFQAMLGGKGSQDFSHKMLGIIKGRFDSEYSKAGLKEENMLLPRELILTFISSACHGMMIWWLQNGMVYSPAYMANSIVTIMTNGPARSFGVEIIQEDK; encoded by the coding sequence ATGTCGAGCAAAACCGATTTACGGGTCATCCGCACACGGAAAATGATCAAGGATGCCTTTATCCAACTCGTGACGGAAAAAGGCTTCGATGCGATGACGATCCATGATATTACCGAAAAAGCTATGATAAACCGGGGCACGTTCTATCTGCATTATCAGGATAAATTTGATTTGATGGAGAAGCTGACAGAAGACATACTTGGGGATGTAATCGGCAACATCAATCCCTCCTTGCATTTGATCGACGGTAAGCTGCATACCGGCAACTTAAAGGTTTCGATAGCCTCTGTTTTTGAAGCCATCTCCAGCCATACTGACTTTTTCCAGGCGATGCTTGGAGGAAAAGGAAGCCAGGATTTCTCTCATAAAATGCTGGGGATTATTAAAGGGCGCTTCGATTCCGAATATTCAAAGGCTGGGCTAAAGGAAGAAAACATGCTTTTGCCAAGAGAGCTCATCCTGACCTTTATTTCATCTGCCTGCCACGGAATGATGATCTGGTGGCTGCAAAACGGAATGGTCTATTCACCGGCATATATGGCAAACAGCATCGTCACAATCATGACCAATGGACCGGCCCGCAGCTTTGGGGTGGAGATTATACAGGAAGACAAGTGA
- a CDS encoding DUF2306 domain-containing protein, producing the protein MFSGILIIHIAAGFICLVTGLGAMLSQKRRGKHSWFGEVYHGSFVVIFLSSITMAIMHWEESAYLFYIGFFSYSFAIIGYLAVKKKWKNWLRYHISGMLGSYIAVITAVLVVNAPKIAFFQGIPILWIWFLPTIIGSPLIALTNVKYRSKKASAT; encoded by the coding sequence ATGTTTTCTGGAATCTTAATCATTCATATCGCAGCTGGATTTATCTGTTTAGTAACCGGGCTCGGAGCCATGCTGTCACAAAAAAGAAGGGGAAAGCACAGCTGGTTTGGTGAGGTGTATCACGGTTCGTTTGTGGTTATTTTTCTTAGCTCCATAACCATGGCGATCATGCATTGGGAAGAGAGTGCGTACCTGTTTTACATCGGCTTCTTTTCCTACTCTTTTGCCATCATCGGGTACCTGGCCGTAAAAAAGAAGTGGAAAAACTGGCTAAGGTATCATATCAGCGGGATGCTTGGCTCTTACATAGCCGTCATTACAGCGGTTCTTGTTGTAAATGCACCGAAAATCGCTTTTTTTCAAGGCATTCCGATTCTCTGGATCTGGTTTTTGCCGACGATTATCGGCAGTCCTCTTATTGCCCTCACGAATGTTAAATACCGCAGCAAAAAAGCATCAGCCACCTGA
- a CDS encoding YhgE/Pip family protein yields MNTLKRFFTQRMFWGGLAGLAAAALIFTFAFLGSVVNPAPKDLPVAIVVEDEGVQLPTGQKLEIGKQLEDKLTSNKDLPFKWTVVKDEKTAKDGLNDRTYYAALILPADLSQKAASIQSPKPVQAEAKLILNQGKNLNAANSVGSIMDKVFAGVNGQIREQMIAPIKAQGKMISPEQASLLANPIQLKSETVNKVGENNGGGNSPAMMTQILWLTTIISSIIIFLTMKKASENRITPGFITGQLIAGLIFTAMNSLIILSIATGILGLDVPDFAAAYGFMVFTAFMFFLMQGALLNWIGFGAMPILILLFFFSSPVLSLAPEFLPEATRTWLLSWIPFTHSVEGFRSLFFFGGNGFEEQRWILGMIGLGAFAVMAGSMVKGLKKQPVSKGQAAAEN; encoded by the coding sequence ATGAACACACTCAAAAGGTTTTTTACCCAGCGGATGTTTTGGGGAGGACTTGCAGGTCTTGCAGCAGCAGCCCTTATTTTTACTTTTGCCTTCCTTGGGTCGGTAGTGAACCCGGCTCCAAAAGACTTGCCTGTCGCTATTGTTGTCGAGGATGAAGGCGTCCAGCTTCCAACCGGTCAAAAACTTGAAATAGGGAAACAGCTCGAGGACAAACTGACAAGCAATAAAGATTTGCCGTTTAAATGGACGGTTGTAAAGGATGAAAAGACGGCGAAAGACGGACTGAACGACCGGACCTATTATGCGGCACTCATTCTTCCAGCTGATCTTTCTCAAAAAGCCGCGTCTATTCAGTCCCCGAAGCCAGTTCAGGCAGAGGCTAAACTGATTCTCAATCAGGGGAAAAACCTGAACGCAGCGAACAGCGTTGGATCCATTATGGATAAAGTGTTTGCAGGGGTTAACGGACAAATTCGCGAGCAAATGATTGCCCCGATTAAAGCACAGGGAAAAATGATTTCTCCTGAACAGGCGAGTTTGCTTGCGAATCCAATCCAGCTCAAATCGGAAACGGTGAATAAGGTAGGGGAGAATAACGGCGGAGGGAACTCTCCGGCGATGATGACTCAAATCCTTTGGCTGACAACGATCATCAGCTCTATAATCATTTTCCTGACGATGAAAAAGGCGTCGGAAAACCGGATTACACCAGGTTTCATCACAGGCCAGCTGATCGCAGGTCTCATCTTTACAGCGATGAACTCGCTCATCATTCTTTCGATTGCAACGGGAATTCTAGGGCTTGATGTGCCGGACTTCGCGGCTGCATACGGATTCATGGTTTTCACGGCATTCATGTTCTTCCTTATGCAGGGAGCCCTTCTTAACTGGATTGGATTTGGTGCGATGCCAATCCTCATCCTATTATTCTTCTTCTCAAGCCCGGTTTTAAGCCTGGCACCCGAATTCCTGCCGGAAGCAACCAGAACATGGCTTCTATCCTGGATTCCATTCACTCACAGCGTGGAAGGCTTCCGCAGTCTGTTCTTCTTCGGCGGCAATGGATTTGAAGAGCAGCGCTGGATCCTTGGAATGATTGGTCTTGGAGCATTTGCTGTTATGGCAGGTTCAATGGTAAAGGGACTGAAGAAACAGCCGGTATCAAAAGGGCAAGCGGCAGCAGAAAATTAA
- a CDS encoding gamma-glutamyl-gamma-aminobutyrate hydrolase family protein, whose translation MARKPIIGITGSQKEVNGIDHSFVHAKYPEAVLRAGGIPVILPLGNDEAAKAWIDTIDGLLLSGGEDVDPQSYGANPHPELGKVILERDETEIALVKEAEKQRTPIFAICRGIASLNVALGGTLTQDIHSQLEGGIKHHQEGSRINATHECNVEEGSRLHRILGETKISINSMHHQALDKVADNLKVTAKAPDGVIEAVEGTDSDWSLLAVQWHPEEMAVKYESMQRLFDSFVEECSTKEKV comes from the coding sequence ATGGCACGCAAACCGATTATAGGGATAACAGGATCACAAAAAGAAGTGAACGGAATTGATCATTCCTTCGTACACGCCAAATATCCGGAAGCCGTCCTTAGAGCGGGCGGCATTCCGGTTATTCTGCCGCTCGGGAACGATGAAGCGGCAAAGGCTTGGATTGACACGATTGATGGATTGCTTTTAAGCGGAGGAGAGGATGTCGATCCTCAATCCTATGGGGCAAATCCGCATCCGGAGCTCGGCAAAGTCATTTTGGAACGGGATGAAACGGAAATCGCGCTTGTGAAGGAAGCGGAAAAGCAGCGCACACCGATTTTCGCCATCTGCCGTGGGATTGCTTCATTAAATGTGGCGCTTGGCGGTACACTGACCCAGGATATTCACAGTCAGCTTGAGGGTGGAATCAAGCATCATCAGGAAGGCTCCCGAATCAACGCCACCCATGAATGTAACGTAGAAGAGGGAAGCCGGCTGCACAGAATTTTAGGTGAAACGAAGATCAGCATCAACAGTATGCATCACCAGGCACTCGACAAGGTAGCCGATAACCTAAAAGTTACGGCCAAAGCACCGGACGGCGTCATTGAGGCGGTAGAAGGCACGGATTCAGACTGGTCCCTCCTTGCCGTTCAGTGGCACCCGGAGGAAATGGCCGTGAAATACGAAAGCATGCAAAGACTGTTTGATTCATTTGTGGAAGAATGTTCAACGAAAGAAAAGGTGTAA